GCCATCATCAGCACCGTTCCGGCTCTTGCCGCTCATTTGGATGGCGCGCCGCCTGCCAGCGATCCGCGCGGTGCGGGCCCCCTGCTGCAACGCTCGCGTACACGCACCTCCGGTCGCGTGCTCCTCGTCGGAGACGCCTCGGGATACGTCGACGCCCTCACCGGAGAGGGGATGCGCGTCGGCTTCGCACAGGCACGCGCGGCCGTCGCCGCCATACGTTCAGGGGATTCCAGGCAGTACGAACGCGCCTGGCGAACCAGTACGAAAGACTTCAGAACACTGACCACCGGACTCGTCATCGCGGCCCGTTCGCGGCTCCGGCCGCGCATCGTCCCGACCGCCGCCGCAAGGCCCGCGCTGTTCGGCGCGATCGTGGAACGATTGTCACAGTAATAACACCCGACACTCGAAAGGGTGACTTTTTCTGGAACAACCCGTATAGTATCTGGAACTAGACATTACCACATGCAATATTTTGCGAGGTCCCCCATGAATCCGAACACAGAGGCGATTACGGTAGTCGAGTCACCGGCGTCTGCCGCGCCCGCGTCGTCGGAATTCCGCGTCGCGCCAACCACCGTCGCGGGCACGACGACGACGGCAAAGAGAACGACGATCACCTTCTATCTGAGCGAAGGGCTCAGAAACAGGGCGCGCGCCGCCTACCGCTCCACGTCCTTCGAGGAGAAGGACAGCAGCTGGTCCGAGATGCTCAACAAGGCTCTCCTCGCCGAGGTCGAACGCCGCGAAGCCGCCTACAACGACGGCGAGAAGT
Above is a genomic segment from Leifsonia xyli subsp. xyli str. CTCB07 containing:
- a CDS encoding ParB family protein encodes the protein MNPNTEAITVVESPASAAPASSEFRVAPTTVAGTTTTAKRTTITFYLSEGLRNRARAAYRSTSFEEKDSSWSEMLNKALLAEVERREAAYNDGEKFTGTDEPLSPGRPIGF